A genomic region of Rheinheimera sp. MMS21-TC3 contains the following coding sequences:
- a CDS encoding YqiA/YcfP family alpha/beta fold hydrolase, whose amino-acid sequence MTKTVVYLHGFASSSLSEKAQLTQTYFRHHYPQLDFTALDVPYEPVAALATIKQHLEQRDITTDNAKAKQLVLIGSSLGGFLATCIAEQYGCRACLINPAVAPHLVLSAHLGEYFHPVLQQTYQVTLDHMASLKQLMPKTLRQPENYLVLLQTGDEVLDYRLAVDYYQGATLIIEQGGNHSFVDYQQQLSTITEFCQLN is encoded by the coding sequence ATGACTAAAACAGTAGTATATTTACATGGCTTTGCCAGTTCATCACTATCAGAAAAAGCTCAGCTAACCCAGACTTACTTTAGACATCATTACCCACAGTTAGACTTTACTGCGTTAGATGTACCTTACGAACCTGTTGCAGCCTTGGCGACAATAAAGCAACATTTAGAGCAAAGAGATATTACTACTGACAATGCAAAGGCGAAGCAGCTGGTATTAATAGGTAGTTCTTTAGGTGGGTTTTTAGCAACCTGTATTGCCGAGCAGTACGGCTGTCGCGCTTGCCTAATTAACCCAGCTGTTGCACCGCACTTAGTATTATCTGCACATCTAGGTGAGTATTTTCATCCGGTTTTACAACAAACTTATCAGGTAACGCTTGATCATATGGCAAGCCTTAAACAGCTGATGCCCAAGACTTTGCGCCAACCAGAGAATTATTTAGTGTTATTGCAAACAGGTGATGAAGTGTTAGATTACCGTTTAGCAGTAGATTATTATCAAGGCGCCACCCTGATAATTGAGCAAGGTGGTAATCATAGCTTTGTTGATTATCAGCAACAATTAAGCACTATTACTGAATTTTGCCAACTTAACTAG
- the tolC gene encoding outer membrane channel protein TolC, which produces MKKTLLSTLLASTIGLLSWQTFAANDLQDIYQLATQKDPTVLRSAASRDRAVASIDVSRAALLPSVTGRAGFNRSSQDSFDFDGPNTLSANVTLNQSLFSWSNWGKLDRAEKVALQVQTAYDSEVQNLIVRVTEAYFNVLGASDDLGFAQAEKRSIERQLEQTKQRFAVGLTAITDVHEAQAQFDSAVAREIGAVNKLENMREFLREITGQYHQDLAELNTDKFAPGLPSPEKVQDWVNLAQQDNLVLKSQRVLLDIANQDIDLAKAGHYPTLNLTARLGVNKTSGFDRNDDSSIGINLDVPIYSGGGVQAGVAVAQSNYVEVSQTLELNHRAVIRQVRNSFNGVNAQISSIKALEQAVVSAESALNATEAGFEVGTRTIVDVLLSTRNLFEARRNLSGARYNYIVTMLQLKQAAGSLSEQDLLAINQALTNQ; this is translated from the coding sequence ATGAAAAAAACGTTATTAAGCACTTTATTAGCCTCAACGATAGGCTTACTTAGCTGGCAAACATTCGCTGCTAATGACTTACAAGATATTTATCAGTTAGCAACGCAAAAAGATCCAACGGTATTGCGTTCTGCTGCATCGCGTGACCGTGCTGTAGCTAGCATTGATGTATCACGTGCAGCTTTATTACCAAGTGTTACTGGTCGCGCTGGTTTTAATCGCAGCAGCCAAGACAGCTTTGACTTTGATGGCCCTAACACTTTGTCGGCTAACGTGACTTTGAATCAAAGTTTATTTAGTTGGTCTAATTGGGGCAAGCTTGATCGCGCCGAAAAAGTAGCACTTCAAGTGCAAACCGCTTATGACAGTGAAGTACAAAATTTAATTGTTAGGGTGACTGAAGCCTATTTTAATGTATTAGGTGCCTCTGACGACTTAGGCTTTGCTCAAGCAGAAAAACGTTCTATAGAACGCCAATTAGAGCAAACTAAACAACGCTTTGCCGTCGGTTTAACCGCTATTACCGACGTTCATGAAGCGCAAGCTCAGTTTGACAGTGCCGTAGCTCGTGAAATTGGCGCCGTTAATAAACTAGAAAACATGCGCGAGTTTCTGCGTGAAATAACTGGCCAATACCACCAAGATTTAGCTGAACTTAATACCGACAAATTTGCACCTGGTCTGCCAAGCCCTGAAAAAGTGCAAGATTGGGTTAACTTAGCCCAACAAGACAACTTAGTGCTAAAAAGCCAAAGAGTCTTACTAGACATTGCTAATCAAGATATCGATTTAGCTAAAGCCGGCCATTACCCAACGTTAAACTTAACCGCTAGGCTTGGTGTCAACAAAACCTCTGGTTTTGATAGAAATGATGATAGCTCTATTGGTATTAACCTAGACGTACCTATTTATAGCGGTGGTGGTGTGCAAGCTGGCGTTGCCGTAGCCCAATCAAACTACGTTGAAGTTAGCCAAACTTTAGAGTTAAATCATCGTGCAGTTATCCGCCAAGTACGTAACTCATTTAACGGTGTAAATGCGCAAATATCGTCGATTAAAGCCTTAGAGCAAGCCGTTGTCTCTGCTGAAAGTGCACTTAATGCCACTGAAGCTGGCTTTGAAGTCGGTACTCGTACTATTGTTGACGTGCTACTAAGCACCCGTAATCTATTTGAAGCTCGCCGTAATTTATCCGGTGCTCGTTATAACTACATTGTTACTATGCTGCAATTAAAGCAGGCTGCAGGAAGTTTATCTGAGCAAGATTTATTAGCTATTAATCAAGCGCTAACCAATCAATAA
- a CDS encoding metallophosphoesterase family protein translates to MDYVFPAQRQYRLAQITDCHLLPTVDQYYQQIQPAKYLQAIVAQLCLELPDAVILTGDLVQNASAASYQLLAEICQPLACPVFYLPGNHDDLQQLELLNKIAPFQAAKSLRLASWQLLLLNTKGETPSGVFGVEQQHWLQQQLKQSDATAVWLFCHHHPRPIGSSIDNHGQLDAAILWQHIFAEPRIQGIGHGHSHYAYSGQFGKVNIVGCPASSVQFLPTPEWQTIDQGPQWCDWLFNADQTVQWQFRVIDWDLND, encoded by the coding sequence ATGGATTATGTTTTTCCAGCACAACGGCAGTATAGACTTGCGCAAATTACGGATTGTCATTTACTGCCTACGGTTGATCAATATTATCAGCAGATCCAACCGGCGAAATATTTACAAGCTATAGTGGCGCAGTTATGTCTTGAATTACCGGATGCGGTAATTTTAACCGGTGATTTAGTGCAAAATGCCAGTGCAGCTTCTTATCAGTTGTTAGCGGAAATTTGTCAGCCCTTAGCTTGCCCGGTTTTTTACTTGCCTGGCAACCATGATGATTTACAGCAGCTAGAGTTATTAAATAAAATTGCACCGTTTCAAGCGGCTAAAAGTTTACGTTTAGCAAGTTGGCAGCTGCTGTTGCTTAATACTAAAGGCGAAACGCCTAGCGGTGTTTTTGGCGTTGAGCAACAACATTGGCTGCAACAGCAGTTAAAGCAAAGTGACGCTACAGCAGTTTGGTTATTTTGCCATCATCATCCGCGGCCTATAGGTAGTTCTATTGATAATCATGGCCAACTTGATGCCGCTATATTATGGCAGCACATTTTTGCTGAGCCAAGGATCCAAGGCATTGGCCATGGCCATAGTCATTATGCTTATAGTGGCCAGTTTGGTAAGGTAAATATAGTGGGCTGTCCAGCAAGCTCAGTGCAGTTTTTACCAACGCCAGAGTGGCAGACAATTGATCAAGGGCCGCAGTGGTGTGATTGGCTATTTAATGCTGACCAAACAGTGCAATGGCAGTTTAGAGTAATTGATTGGGATCTGAATGACTAA
- the nudF gene encoding ADP-ribose diphosphatase translates to MSNSNAAQYPSFNSKDLEILDKTTVFQGFFRIELYTLRHRLFAGGWSEPMQREIFERGHAAAVLPYNPVTDEVVLIEQIRIGAAASSASPWLLEIIAGMIDTNETAMQVAIREAEEEAGIVLTELLPMLNYLSSPGGTTERIQLYVGKLTQAVTSGVFGLAQEHEDIKVHVMPRTKALQLLAEQKIDNAATVIALQWLALNLDKVKQAWVNN, encoded by the coding sequence ATGTCAAATTCTAATGCTGCACAGTATCCCTCATTTAACAGCAAAGATCTCGAAATACTCGATAAAACTACGGTTTTTCAAGGCTTTTTTCGTATTGAACTCTATACTTTACGCCACAGGTTATTTGCTGGTGGCTGGAGTGAGCCTATGCAGCGAGAAATATTTGAACGCGGCCATGCAGCAGCAGTCTTGCCATATAATCCTGTAACCGATGAGGTGGTTTTAATAGAGCAAATCCGAATCGGCGCTGCTGCGTCAAGTGCTAGCCCTTGGCTATTAGAAATTATCGCCGGTATGATTGATACAAATGAAACGGCCATGCAAGTTGCTATTCGTGAAGCGGAAGAGGAAGCCGGCATTGTCCTAACTGAACTATTGCCAATGTTAAATTACTTGTCTAGCCCAGGTGGAACGACTGAGCGGATCCAGCTTTATGTTGGCAAGTTAACTCAAGCCGTAACAAGCGGTGTTTTTGGTTTGGCCCAAGAGCATGAAGATATTAAAGTTCATGTTATGCCGCGGACTAAGGCGTTACAATTACTTGCAGAGCAAAAAATAGACAATGCGGCAACGGTAATTGCGTTACAATGGTTGGCGCTAAATCTAGATAAGGTTAAACAAGCTTGGGTTAATAATTAA